In the genome of Dermacentor variabilis isolate Ectoservices chromosome 5, ASM5094787v1, whole genome shotgun sequence, one region contains:
- the LOC142583743 gene encoding uncharacterized protein LOC142583743: protein MNQPSDADSPTVAVLDVKLPPFWTGDPQLWFVQVESQFAARRITADSTKYHHVVGSLPPAAASEVRDLLLTPPAENAYQTLKETLIRRVTPTEPERLQQLLREAELGDHRPSQLLRHMQQLAGDATASDGRLVRELFLQRLPTSLRIGLTASGETDLAKMAELADKLMAVAVPTVASVHADAPSANSLQEMREEISRLADTVAALHSSGNQRPRQRTASQPQQRRVCWYHRKFGNAARNCVSPCENSGNAPGQH from the coding sequence ATGAACCAGCCAAGCGACGCCGACAGCCCCACGGTAGCCGTACTTGATGTCAAGCTACCTCCGTTTTGGACTGGCGACCCGCAACTTTGGTTCGTGCAAGTTGAGTCACAGTTCGCTGCACGCCGCATCACTGCTGACAGCACCAAATACCACCACGTGGTGGGCAGCCTCCCGCCTGCGGCGGCCAGCGAGGTGCGGGACCTACTGCTAACACCACCCGCAGAGAACGCCTACCAGACGCTAAAAGAGACACTGATTCGCCGTGTCACACCTACAGAGCCGGAGCGTCTCCAACAGCTACTGCGGGAGGCCGAACTTGGCGACCACCGACCCAGCCAGTTGCTACGCCACATGCAACAACTGGCCGGCGACGCGACAGCAAGCGACGGTCGTTTAGTGCGGGAACTCTTCCTGCAAAGGCTTCCCACAAGTTTACGGATAGGTCTCACGGCGTCGGGCGAGACAGACCTTGCCAAGATGGCCGAGCTCGCCGACAAACTCATGGCTGTCGCCGTGCCCACAGTCGCGTCGGTGCACGCAGACGCACCGTCCGCCAATTCCTTGCAAGAGATGCGAGAGGAAATTTCTCGCCTCGCAGACACCGTCGCAGCGCTGCACTCGAGCGGAAACCAGCGACCACGACAGCGTACCGCATCACAGCCACAACAGCGTAGGGTGTGCTGGTACCACCGCAAATTTGGCAACGCTGCACGGAACTGTGTGTCGCCCTGTGAAAATTCGGGAAACGCCCCGGGCCAGCACTGA